The window GCAGTAATATCTAATGTTAGCGCTACAATCTTTCGCACTCGTGTTGCCTAGTCTCCCTTAGGAATGGAGTTGGTCGACACCGGCTCATTGGAACGCGCATCCTAGCTGCGTGATTATTGCTGTCAAAGTATAAATAACAGATGAAAATTACAATTGCTAATGATTGTCAATAACAATACATCAATAATGAATGTTTCGACCGACTCAAATACGTCGTGATAGCTCTGACGCGTACGCATAGTTCCCAGTAGCTTTACACAGGTGTACACTGGATTTGGATCCACGTCATAAGTTCATCACGGTTTGTAAAATAGTTTCATCGAacaattaattaattacagcATTAGCATCAGATGCAAAATGTACACCCGGACCTATGGCGACCTCATATACAGAACTACCGCGCAATTGTCCCTCCCCCCAAAATAAACACAGTACCACAAGACTCGCATGTCACAATACCCGCAAAAGGTATAAAAAATCGTGGCCAGACCAGGTCCGTCTCTTGTAAGGGAGGGGGAATATAAAGCCGTTATGGCCGCCTGGACTACCGAATCAGCTCCAGAGTGTCGATGGTGGCCCTGTCTGGCATACGACATTCAGCTGTAGTCAAACCCGTCGTGCATTGCGTATTAGATTCCGAATCTGTTTAGTAAATGCCTGAAATGGAGAAGGCAGCCGCGACACCCCAGCTCTGTTCGCAGCCCAGAGGGCCAGGCTGCTTCCACATGTCGTCGtcgaatgagaagaagacggtCTTGTGACCGCACTTCTCACGGATAGATTGAATGGCAGTAGCCTGCTCGCTGTCACCGGGGCAAGCAGCGCCATTGCATGAACCCTGCTTGGGCCAACCGCACTCCAGGTTAATGGCCTCCTTGCCAGAGCAAACCTTGTTCAGAAGCTCGAGCTGACCAGCGACGAAGTCACCAGCGGATGAAGCGGGAGTTGCAGTGTTGAAGTAAGGGTGGATGTTGGCACCGGCGACGTCGACAGCAGGGCAGATAGCGGCAGAAACAGCAGGCTGCTGCCAGATGTTAAGAGTCTCAGAGATGGTGTAAGGGCCGGTGTAGCCGCTGCACTTGCCCTTGACAGTAGTGATCAGGGAAGCAAGCTGAGTAGCAGAGCAGTAGTTGTTCATAATAGCCTCGTTGCCCACAACAATGAGCTTGACAATGTCCCACTGAGCCCAGGCAGAAATGGCGTCGACCTGGATCTTGATATCCGGGGTGTCATAGCTGCAGCCATCACCCTTGACGAAAACACCGAGGATCAGATCAAGGCCGTACTTCTTGGCGGCGCCACCAACGTTCTCAAGAGTGTCGCAGTCAGTGGAGTAGACACGGATAACCTGGAAGCCAGCGTTCTTAAGGTCGGAAATATCCTTCTCGACCTCGGAAGCGGCCTTGCAGTTTCCAGTGGTAGGCTCATAAGGAGTGTAGGTGATACCGTAGTGGTCGTTGCTGCCGGTCAGACCGCCGCTAGGGgcctgaggctgaggcttaGGGGCAGCCTGGGAaggcttgggcttgggagcGACGGGAGGAACGTAGACCGGCGCAGCGCTGCTGGGCTTaggagcagcaggaggagggtAGCTGGCGGGAGCCGGAGTAGGAGTGGGCTGAGTAGTGGGGAGACCAGAGCTCTCGAAGGGGCACCAGGTGACATAGTCAGTCTCGGTGACGGTGACCACCTTCTCGGGGGCGGTATAGGTACCAGGAGCATAGCTGGTGGGGACGGGGTAGACGATGACCGTAGACTCCGGGACCGTGGTGGTGATAGGAGCAATGGTGTAAGTTCCCGCAGCAGGGCAGACGTAGGTGGTCTGGACAATGACGCTGGTGACAACAGTGCCACTGGTCGAGACGGTCGCAACGGGGCAGGTAACGGTGGTGGCCGTCTCAACGATGGTGGTAACACCACCAACAGTGTGCGTTCCTGGGGGCACCTGGGTCGAGGTAGCACCGCAGACGGTGGTGGTGTCGGTCagggtgatggtggtggccgGGATGGTGTAAGTTCCAGGAGTCGAGAAGGTGACGGGAGCCGGTGTCGGCACAGGAACAACAATCACCTCGGAGGTTGAGGGAGCCTGAGTCTCAGCGGTGGTCTGTGCAGGAGCGGTAGTAGGTGCAACAGGAGAAGCGGAGGTGACGGGAGGAGGTGCAGGAACCCCTATTGGAAAGATTAGTATACACTTGTCAGAAGCCCAGAGTTGACTGTCTAGATCTGCTGGAGAATGTCGTTGCCGATCAACATACAAGTAGGCTCGCCGGTGACAGTCGACCAGATGGTGGTGCATCCCGGAACGCAGACGTCGCCAGTCTGGTGTCGCTTGGCGGCGAAGAGCTCGTGGGCGTGGCGGTGACCGTGAGAAGCATTGGCAGTACCGGCCAAGGCAgccacggcggcggcggcgattgTTCCCTTCATTATGAATTCAAGGTTTTCGGTTATTAGGAATATCaattacaaaaaaaagaatgccCGCTGAAAGAGTGAAGCGGTAAGTTGGTTACTGGAGaacaagaggaggagagcgaaTGGAAGCAACTTCCTTCAAGACCTCGATTTGACGATCCGTAGGGaacaagagaaggagaaagagacgGCGGGCTGGGTGGGCAAGGCGGCCATTATTATGAGTACGGGCGGTGCGCGTGGAGGCGGGTACCATGGCTCGTTGCTGTGAGTAGCCTTGGCTACGGGGTGTGCTCACCAACAGTCGGTCGGAACGTATACCTAGCTGGTTGTGGAATCCTCCGCTGCAGACGAGGTACTGCCCCCGTTAGAGGAGGAATGACAGGGGTGGAAAGAGAGGGGGTGGAAAGAAGACGAGTCACTGTGGTCACCTTTGAGTCCATCGCTGGTCGCTGCTAATACAAAGTAGCTGCTAGGCCAAGACGGCCTCTCGTAGTCAAATAGGAGAGGGTGGAGCTCGGCCAAGCAATTTCCATTTTGCGCGTGAACACTCCTTGAAAGGGGCGAATTGGCGACGGTCGCTTGGATTAACAGCCTGTACACACTGATAATGGACGAAGCAGGCAGCTGTGTCATCAACAATGGGACAGCGCTGCGAcattgaggctgctgagctgTGTAAAACTGGGCGGTAGGAATGCTCGCCAACAGGGAGTACAGCCGCAGTGGGAGTAGGCCGACCAAAGGCACATTTTCGTATTGAGAATCGGAACTCCATGGGCCCACAAGCTACATGTGCGGGTGACCGGCGATGAGTGGCTGATCAGCTCTATGCCGGGAGATGAGCATCGTCTTGTCATCTGAGATTTTGGCCTGGCGCTCAACCCTCCCTTGAAGCAGGGACAGGCACTTGGCAATTCAACGTAGAGCGACGATCCTCATCCTCTGGCCAATCTCGGCCATGCATTGGCCAACCACTATTAGCTAGCCTAGCCTACGAGATTGTTCCTGCATCTGCCCACTCCGCTTGGCGCTTCAGCGGGCCAGGCACAGAACGCCTCGCACCCTATTAGACCCAGTTCAAGCCCCGTTCCTTGCCTAGGTGCGGCAGCCGGCCTGTCGGCGTTTCTGATGTCGGTGTTGGCGTCAGCCGCAGCTTGGGGTCTGACGGAGTCCCCATGCACTTCTTCATCCCGCAAGTCTCGGGGTCGTTCGTGGCGGTCTTCTAGCGGACGTCGTGAACCACCAGCTAATATGAGCGGTAGGTTGCATTTGTGCCACTTTAAGCTTAGATTCTCCGCAATGCTAGAGGGCCTTTCCTCTGTTGACCCTAGCTAGAGTCGCATTTCCCCTCTGACAAGGGTCCCCGTTTTAAGATGTCTTGGGGCCGCACTGGCTCTTGAAGCGGCAGTAAATGTCgaggcttggctgctgggctgcGAAAACAGCTCATTTCGAGAAAGGGGCGCCAGTTCTGCTTCGAGAAGCCTGATCCAATTCTGCCCAATCAGGGTCGCTTACTAGCTAGCAGTCTTACTATTCAGGCAATTCTCGTATTTGCAGAATGGATGCCTACCCCTGCTGTTCAAAAGGGTCGCTTGGCTTGGCCCCTGCTAAGTCGGTCCTCAATTTGCAATGCAAGCTGGCAGAGAGCAGGCATGCCGTGGAGCCGTGTGGACGAATAGTACAAGTAGACGGGTGATTTTCCAAAATGCCCCCCCAGATGAGGAAAGTCGGCATCGGTCGATGCGGGTAGCGAGAGAGTACGGAGTAGCGTTCGCGCCGTTCACTTCTAATGCAGACGAGAGGCTGCGATGTCCAAGTATAGACTCTGTACCGATTGCGttgaagggaaaagaatatataattaGCCAAAGTAAAGACAGCGCGCATAGAAGAATCCCATTGCGTTAAAGCCAAGTCAACGAGATTTGTGGGCGAAATAAGCGAGGAGGTTCCCCCCTTCCTTTGTTTGCACTTTCCGATCCCTGCGACTTTCTTGGTTTTGGCCAGAGTTGCTGCCATTCTTAGGAGGCGTCGCTAAATGCAAGAGCAAGGAACGTGCCTACCTTGCCTAATTAAATTGCTGCGAATTTGGGGATCTGCAGGGACAGTCAGAAGCTAAATTTCACTCATAACTCGCTTGAGTTTCTTGACCAGAGCAGTGATAGTAGTATATCAACAACCCAACAAGCCGATGGCTGAATCTCAAGCCTATTTTGCCCTCACATCATCCACTCCAGAATCTGGCTTGGGTTGCCGGAGAAAATACATTTGGAAATGTTTTTAATTTGTCTCAAAATAGTGGAAGTACTCGTTGGCGATTCGTTGCATATTCCAAGTGCGGGCTTGCTTCTGCTCTGTGGTGTTACTGGGACAATCACCGGAGGGAGAACAAATGTCTGAGACAGCAGAAACTGCTATTTTAGGAGCAACACAAGCTGCTGTATTCCGTGCCTTGTAGTAGTTCCAATGCAGCTCGCCCATAGTGAGCTCACCATCTAAAATGCCAACTTTAATAGTGCTTCACCGCTCTCTCTCAAGCCATTGAATGACATCATGGATGTCTTTATCTGATTTGCAATTTATTTCATACGCATTTTCGATAAGCTTCTTGGTGGTGTTTATTCTCCAGCGACCCCTGGCTGGGGAATACTGGGGTTGGTTGCGGATTTTCAAGCCACAGCTACTCTAAGTTTCACGTGATATAGCCGCGCCACCATCAGCTTGGCGCCACATCTCCAGCAGATCAGATAaggcttaaaaaaatattcacTGCGCAAGCCAACCTTAAAATAGGTGGTAGCATATGTCCATCATGCTGCCCCGACCAGGCTGCCAGTCCGTTCATCGGCAATATTTGTCCCGCTGCCGTTGTCGTTTCATCAAATATGGGTTAGAAAATCTATTTACCGTTGATAAGACAAGAATAGCTCTTTCAGGGCTTCAAGTAGTGAGTTTCTATGTTTGTGGGCGTGTCGTGAAGCTTCAACTTATACCGTCTATGTAGCATTGGGCGAGCACCATTAGCGAATCCCACCCACGCGGAAGATATGGGCAGTCTCATATACCAAAGTCTGTTACTAAGCAGCAGTTGACGCCCAAAGATGTCCCTTACTTGCCAATTCGCCAGCGGCTGCGGCTATGGGCTGCTCAGGACATGCAAAACAACTCTGATAGCATGCCTCCAGACATGATCCTGTACGGCAGTGTCTCAAACGACTTGAGTCGAACTCAATCAACAGGCTCATCTGAAATGGACCAGCTGCGGCCTAATAAAGCGGGGATGACGGATGAATTTGGCGATGATCTTGGTGACGAAGACATCCAGGTTGGTGCTGTTAGTGAGAGCTCTAGGCATCCTGGTGATCTCGTCGAATTGAAGTAAGGAGTCAGCAAGCTGAGTCTCAGTGAGCATATTCACTAACATCCACCCCAGACAAACTGGCTCGCGAGTGCCCCTCTTTGCAATCTACCTAGGGTATTTTGGAGAGAGGAACCATTTCTATGCTGTCAATGGCAGGTGGCTCACTAGCATGGGATATTCTCCGCTATTCACGGTGGCCAAGTTTGCTACCCAGGAAGAGCTGGCACCTGTCATGGCCAAGTTGCCACAAAAGGCATCAATTGAACAGTTTGAAGAACTACGTCGCAACGAACAGGGCCCTTTAAGAGACGATGGCTCTCGGCTGATCCAAAAAATGATGGATTTCAGGCTCAAAGCAGAAGCTGTTCAGAAAAAGAACCTCGGAAAGCTGGATGCAGTCAGGACGTTTTTGTCCACTCAGCAGCAAGCCAGGTATCTTAGCCTTTTTGAGATTGCCGACATACTACTGCCTGCCTCCCTCAAAGTGTGCGGCCAATTCCCCTCTTTTGCACTATATGCTGTTCATGCAGCTTTATATCAAAATGAGATTGGCTTTCGGCCACTCAGCCCATCTAGTGACTGCCATCGTCGCGATCATTTATTCGAGATTTTCCCTCAGAGTCATACGCAAATCATCAATAAAGTTGTTACTCTGGTCCGTGACTACACAGAAACTAATATGAAACGCCTGAGAGCACCAAAGCCAAGTGAACTTGAGGAAACCATCCTCGGGAAATTCATTCTCCAGGCACGAGAAGTAGTCTTGGAGAGCCGTTCAAAGCGGCAATGGACGCCCCATGGGACCCTTTCTCCTGGAGACAGTATGCAGCTGCCACAGCCGGAGTGGTCTCAGTCAAGTAAGGATATCATTGCCTTCTTGGAATGGTGGGCGAGCTATGACCTTTTCGAACCTGGATCGAAATTTCACGGCCACGGCGCCCTGATTCTTCGTGCCCTTGAACTCTACGATGATACCGTTCTCGATCAGAGCACGGCATGGACGTTTTTGCAAGAAATTGGAATCATTCCTCCATGGGAGATCCCGTCACGCTACAAAGTCCGTTTCCCAAACGTTACAATAGCTAGAGGTGGTGGCTTAGAGCGGGATGTTCCCAAAGATCTCGAGGAATCTAGGCGACCGGATATTGCAGCGGGCTTTAGGCGAGAACACGGGCAATCTACCATATTTTGTATCGACGCAGCGTCGACTATGGTTATTGATGATGGTATCTCACTAGAACGCACGGATAACCCCGACGAATTCTGGCTTCACGTTCACGCAGCCGATCCTGCTTCGAGTATTAAGCCGAATTCTGATCTGTGCAAATACATGGAGTTGATTCCGGAGAATATATATCTGCCTGGGCACTTTCAAGCCATGCTACCTTCTAACCtgggtgaagaagatgacgccaAAGACTATGCATCCGATGGTCTCGTTGGTCAATTTTCTCTCAAATCAGGCGGCCCAGCATTAACTTTTAGTGCAAGAGTCAACAGAGCTGGCGAATTGCTAGACTTCAAGGTTGAGCCTAGTACCTTGGGAAAAGTCGTCTACTTGGATCCTGAGGACGTCTCCAAATTTTGCAATGAGCCAGCACCGCCGCCAGTTCCCAGCCATAGTCTTGTTGTCGGAAAACCAGGAGGAAATGGAGAACCACAATTAAATCGCCCAATGATTACAGCCCGGGATTTGGACTCATCCGGCAAAGaagatttattattattatatcaACTCGCCGAAGCTATCAAAAGTAAGCGCCTCGAAAAAGGAGCGTGGCCATACTTTTTCCCCCGTCCATCCGTCTCAGTGTCTCTCCAAGACACTTCTGATGAAGGGGACGGATCAAAATTCCTGCCGCCTGATCCATACATTAAGGCCGCCTACGAGACATCCACGGGGTGTTCTGTCGTTTCTAATACCATGGTTCTAGCTGGTGAAATTGCGGCACGATGGTGTTCATCTCGCAGCATCCCGATCCCCTACCGAAGAAACGTCAAATTCAGATATGGTATTAATAAAGCATTCGACTACGCTACAAAGGAGATTTACCCTCTCATCAGAAAGGGCATTGAGCCAAGTGGCAGCCAGCGACAAGAATTAACTCGACTTACGGGTGGAATCGAGATATCGAGTCAGCCAGGCTCATATTTCCTCCTTGGATTGGACATGTATGCCAAAGCCACATCGCCGCTACGTCGTTTCTCTGATTTGCTTGTCCACTGGCAAATTCATGCAGCTTTACAGCACGAACGAACTACTCAGCGAACCATTAGCCCGGAGACCGATAATTTGGATGAcattcttcccttttcctctACTCAGCTTGCGACTACCCTACCGTTGCTGGAGGTCCGCGAGAAGATGGCGCGCACAGTCTCTCGCGGCATCCTCGAGTGGATCCTCATTGCCCTTGTCCGTGCATGGCGCTTCGAGAAGACGGCACCTCGCAGGCTCCGATTTACTGTTAGTTCGCGCTGGCGGCAGGGCTGCATCGGCAGAGTGGATTTCTTCGGTCTAAATGCTATAATGGATATCGAGGGCTTGAATCATAAGGCCCTCGTCAAGGACGTCCGGGTTGGAGATCAATTCGAAGTTGAGCTTGCAGATGTGAACGTTCATTCGCGGCGCATCCTCGTCAAAGCCCTCAAGTATCTCGGCCGTGAACCCAATGATGGCATATAGGCTTCCTCAACATGGGCTCTAATATGAGCAGCGCACTCGCCAAGATCCGTCACACTAGAGCAATCAGTGGCTGGCGGACATGCACAAGCTGCTCCTATCTCCCCAGGTCAAAACCGGTGAATATGTGGTCGATATGGTGTGCTGGATGCCACACCTATTCAATCCGGATTTGGAGGGAGTCATTCGGCCTAGAGGCATCTCGAACGTGTTGAATACCAAATGATAAGAAGATGGTGCACACCCAGCAGTATGTGCTTTCGGGCAAAGCATTGCAGCCATATCATGCAAGTCTGCAGCACGCACGCCTAACTAAGCAGGCATTCACGGGCCCCGCGAAGGTTTCCTTCAACCCAATGCACCGCACAGCCGCATATgcaaccccccccccctttttgctcttcaaccttccctctctctggcCTTACAGACGCTGGCTGGCAGTCTGTGGTTGGCCTCGTGCACTCCACCCCCTAGACTCCTTTCTCCCCGCATATGTATGAATTACCCCAGACTTTGCTGCATCTGACGGGGCCCCACTCTCCAGGGGCCTTTTGTTGGGAGCAAACTTGGAGGACGCCTAACTCTGACAGCCTGTACATATacttttgtctttgtttgGAGTACGAAGTACTTGTACAATTATGCAACTGGGAACAGACTATCCCTTTTATCATTTACCTTCTGCCTCCAAATTTGCCACTCCCCGACATCTTTTATTGTCATGCACTGCTACACTGGGACTGGCCAGTAACATCGTTTTCATATACGTATACGGGCGCTGAATTATGCACGCCGTTTCAGGCCCTGCTGCGACCACCTCGACCATGTATCATATACcacttctctctccccccttttcattAATTTGTACGAATAGCCATTGGACAGacagaactttttttttttttttttttttttttttttttttttttttttttcgctgcATACATATTATGGCGTATAGATGACGCGGCCTCCCATtcacagaagaagagaagaatataatccCCGAGGGTTTAATATCCAATCGCTCTTTGCCGTGACCACAATCCTTCAATCCCTTtgcatcttttcttctttcgtcCGTAATGACggttttcttcttattttgcCTGCTGTACCCCCTCCTTGGGTTTCATGCAtccatgtacatgtatcctGTCATATCAAAGCAaggatgaaagaaaagaaagccaagTTTCTCCGCATTAGAATCCAAACTTGGTCTCTTTTTGTCTGGCAGTGTCTTGTTTTTTCCGGTAAGTAGATTGGTCGTTTACTGAGTTAGACGGGTGTGTAGAAAAAGGGTCTTTACAAGAAGTGTAAGGATTTTGACCTCAGGATTGAACAGCTTGTATGTAACACACACATGCTATCAagatatacatatattaGGCACTCGGCCTAATACTACACTGGTAGTAATAGTAGAAGCTCCCAATAAGTACCTCAATTGTAACTCACTCACTGTATATACGCATCGAGCAGAGAGCCCAAAGACTTATTGTGAatttcctctcttttatttCGTTTGCTTGTGCTGTATATTCCTATGTACAAACGGTCTGTCTACTTCAATCCAGATTTCCATGCTATTTTTTTCGAGCCCCCAATTCCAACCAATGCCATAtaaacccaaaaaaaaactttaaccCATTATTCCCCCCTCAACACTCCCTTTTGTACTGTCCAAAAGcagaaataaaagtttttttttttttttaaaaaaaaaaatgcgatgaaaaaaaagaaaccaattTTCGAACAAGTAGGCAAAACACGCCTCTTCTCAAATATgaggatatatatatgtatatgaaACAAGGTTGAAATCCTTTGAGCCGCCTTTTGACAGTGGTATTccagaaaaataaataaatgcttctttttgtcttgtcgTATTAGAAAgatcaacaaagaaaagggaatgGGTACAGAGACATGTTTTGTCATGAGCCGTCGTATAGCCGGGATGATACCCCTAGCGCTGTTTGAgccaagcaagaaaaaaaaacttaagttagTGAAGGAAATTAGGTGGCCGAAATGAAGTCACCCGACCACCGAAACGGCATCTCGTGACATCTCCGTGTCCACATCGAGAACAAAACCATTTCAGTTTCGTCGTGCTTTCGCCTCCTGATGACGCCTAGGCTTAGTCGTAGTGCCGGGCCCAACAAAAATTGAGAGGGAAAGTCGAAGTTCCACTTGAAGCTCAGTAGGTGAATGAAGGAAGAATTATTATGTAATGTATTAATGGAAGCTGGCCGAGTTTGCTGGTTAGGCGCAAATCAGCGGGTAATGCGTAATGCAACGCTGGACCCCGGATTTCGGGGCCCTGGCTGGTCGAAGCGTTGAGAGTCCTATCAAGCGCGCTTGGATCATTCTGCTGCTCGTGGTATCGTGGGAGTCTGAAAGATCGGCCAACTGGCCCAATTGAATAATGCTGCTGGGGCGCAGGCAATTATCTGGTTCCAGCGATTATTTTCGCCACCCGACGTTCCAGATGACATGGGCAATGTCGCGGGCAGTATTGACAGTGTCAATTACTCGGCCAAAGATGCCTTCCCCTGATGACGTCTCGGTTTCTTCGCATGGCATAAACATCCCCGAAGGCGTCCGACGCATGCCTGCTGGCTCGTCAAGAAGACTGTTTGAAGATGTCGATCTGTGCAACCCACTGGCACCACTATCTGATGGTGGAGATAGCCAGCCTAGAGTAGGCATCTGAATTTCCGGAGCCagatcgtcttcgtcttcatcttcgtcgaaGAAAAACCCAGTAGATGACTTGGAAGGGCGGAGAGTCTCCTgtgatgatgaaggagaTAGAACAGGGCTGCGGGAGACGCGTGTGCTGTGCTTCATAGCTGAATCTTGAGAATCAGGGCTATCTTCCCCTTGGTACTTGAGAGTTGTAG is drawn from Trichoderma asperellum chromosome 4, complete sequence and contains these coding sequences:
- a CDS encoding uncharacterized protein (EggNog:ENOG41~CAZy:GH17) gives rise to the protein MKGTIAAAAVAALAGTANASHGHRHAHELFAAKRHQTGDVCVPGCTTIWSTVTGEPTWVPAPPPVTSASPVAPTTAPAQTTAETQAPSTSEVIVVPVPTPAPVTFSTPGTYTIPATTITLTDTTTVCGATSTQVPPGTHTVGGVTTIVETATTVTCPVATVSTSGTVVTSVIVQTTYVCPAAGTYTIAPITTTVPESTVIVYPVPTSYAPGTYTAPEKVVTVTETDYVTWCPFESSGLPTTQPTPTPAPASYPPPAAPKPSSAAPVYVPPVAPKPKPSQAAPKPQPQAPSGGLTGSNDHYGITYTPYEPTTGNCKAASEVEKDISDLKNAGFQVIRVYSTDCDTLENVGGAAKKYGLDLILGVFVKGDGCSYDTPDIKIQVDAISAWAQWDIVKLIVVGNEAIMNNYCSATQLASLITTVKGKCSGYTGPYTISETLNIWQQPAVSAAICPAVDVAGANIHPYFNTATPASSAGDFVAGQLELLNKVCSGKEAINLECGWPKQGSCNGAACPGDSEQATAIQSIREKCGHKTVFFSFDDDMWKQPGPLGCEQSWGVAAAFSISGIY
- a CDS encoding uncharacterized protein (BUSCO:EOG092D0H69) — its product is MQNNSDSMPPDMILYGSVSNDLSRTQSTGSSEMDQLRPNKAGMTDEFGDDLGDEDIQVGAVSESSRHPGDLVELKQTGSRVPLFAIYLGYFGERNHFYAVNGRWLTSMGYSPLFTVAKFATQEELAPVMAKLPQKASIEQFEELRRNEQGPLRDDGSRLIQKMMDFRLKAEAVQKKNLGKLDAVRTFLSTQQQARYLSLFEIADILLPASLKVCGQFPSFALYAVHAALYQNEIGFRPLSPSSDCHRRDHLFEIFPQSHTQIINKVVTLVRDYTETNMKRLRAPKPSELEETILGKFILQAREVVLESRSKRQWTPHGTLSPGDSMQLPQPEWSQSSKDIIAFLEWWASYDLFEPGSKFHGHGALILRALELYDDTVLDQSTAWTFLQEIGIIPPWEIPSRYKVRFPNVTIARGGGLERDVPKDLEESRRPDIAAGFRREHGQSTIFCIDAASTMVIDDGISLERTDNPDEFWLHVHAADPASSIKPNSDLCKYMELIPENIYLPGHFQAMLPSNLGEEDDAKDYASDGLVGQFSLKSGGPALTFSARVNRAGELLDFKVEPSTLGKVVYLDPEDVSKFCNEPAPPPVPSHSLVVGKPGGNGEPQLNRPMITARDLDSSGKEDLLLLYQLAEAIKSKRLEKGAWPYFFPRPSVSVSLQDTSDEGDGSKFLPPDPYIKAAYETSTGCSVVSNTMVLAGEIAARWCSSRSIPIPYRRNVKFRYGINKAFDYATKEIYPLIRKGIEPSGSQRQELTRLTGGIEISSQPGSYFLLGLDMYAKATSPLRRFSDLLVHWQIHAALQHERTTQRTISPETDNLDDILPFSSTQLATTLPLLEVREKMARTVSRGILEWILIALVRAWRFEKTAPRRLRFTVSSRWRQGCIGRVDFFGLNAIMDIEGLNHKALVKDVRVGDQFEVELADVNVHSRRILVKALKYLGREPNDGI